The Zalophus californianus isolate mZalCal1 chromosome 8, mZalCal1.pri.v2, whole genome shotgun sequence genome has a segment encoding these proteins:
- the STMN3 gene encoding stathmin-3 produces the protein MASTLSAYKEKMKELSVLSLICSCFYSQPHPNTIYQYGDMEVKQLDKRASGQSFEVILKSPSDLSPESPVLSSPPKRKDTSLEELQKRLEAAEERRKTQEAQVLKQLAERREHEREVLHKALEENNNFSRLAEEKLNYKMELSKEIRQAHLAALRERLREKELHAAEVRRNKEQREEMSG, from the exons CCTACAAGGAGAAGATGAAGGAGTTGTCAGTGCTGTCGCTCATCTGCTCCTGTTTCTACTCACAGCCGCACCCCAACACCATCTACCAGTATGGGG ACATGGAGGTGAAGCAGCTGGACAAGAGGGCCTCTGGCCAGAGCTTCGAGGTCATCCTCAAGTCCCCTTCTGACTTGTCCCCCGAGAGCCCAgtgctctcctctccccccaaGAGGAAGGACACCTCCCTGGAGGAACTGCAGAAGCGGCTGGAGGCAGCTGAGGAGCGAAGGAAG ACGCAGGAGGCGCAGGTGCTAAAGCAGCTGGCTGAGCGGCGCGAGCACGAGCGCGAGGTGCTGCACAAGGCGCTGGAGGAGAACAACAACTTCAGTCGCCTGGCGGAGGAAAAGCTCAACTACAAGATGGAGCTTAGCAAGGAGATCCGCCAGGCGCACCTGGCGGCGCTGCGCGAGCGGCTGCGCGAGAAG GAGCTGCACGCAGCTGAGGTGCGCAGGAACAAGGAGCAGCGAGAGGAGATGTCCGGCTAA
- the GMEB2 gene encoding glucocorticoid modulatory element-binding protein 2 isoform X2: protein MATPDVSVHMEEVVVVTTPDTAVDGSGVEEVKTVLVTTNLAPHGGELAEDSMETENAAAAAAAAFTASSQLKEAVLVKVAEEEESLEAEIVYPITCGDSRANLIWRKFVCPGINVKCVQYDEHVISPKEFVHLAGKSTLKDWKRAIRMNGIMLRKIMDSGELDFYQHDKVCSNTCRSTKIDLSGARVSLSSPTSAEYIPLTPATADVNGSPATITIETCEDPGDWTTAIGDDTFSFWRGLKDAGLLDEVIQEFHQELMETMKGLQQRVQDPPLQLRDAVLLNNIVQNFGMLDLVKKVLASHKCQMDRSREQYARDLAALEQQCDEHRRRAKELKHKSQHLSNVLMTLTPVSLPPPTKRPRLARATSGPAAIASQVLTQSAQIALSPGVPVSQLTGVPLGKVVSTLPSPVLGKGPPQAAPASSPASPLLGGYTVLASSGATFPGTVEIHPDASSLTVLSTAAMQDGSTVVKVVSPLQLLTLPGLGPTLQNVAQVSPGGSTIVTVPTGAVESTMAASGPEEHAATIEVAAMAEGHEHK from the exons ATGGCAACCCCGGATGTGAGTGTCCacatggaggaggtggtggtggtcaCCACGCCAGACACCGCAGTGGACGGGAGTGGTGTGGAGGAGGTGAAGACTGTGCTGGTGACGACCAACCTGGCTCCTCACGG GGGCGAGCTGGCGGAGGACAGCATGGAGACGGAAAACGCAGCAGCAGCTGCGGCGGCTGCTTTCACAGCGTCCTCACAGCTCAAGGAGGCCGTGTTAG TGAAGGTGGCTGAAGAAGAGGAGAGCCTGGAGGCTGAAATCGTGTACCCCATCACCTGCGGAGACAGCAGAGCCAACCTGATTTGGAGGAAGTTTGTGTGCCCGGGCATCAATGTGAAGTGTGTCCAG TATGATGAGCATGTGATCAGCCCAAAGGAGTTTGTGCACCTGGCCGGCAAGTCTACCCTGAAGGACTGGAAGAGGGCCATCCGCATGAATGGCATCATGCTCAG GAAGATCATGGACTCTGGGGAGCTGGACTTTTACCAGCACGATAAGGTCTGCTCCAACACCTGCCGCAGCACCAAGATCGATCTTTCAGGCGCCCGCGTGTCCCTGAGCAGCCCCACCTCGGCCGAGTACATTCCACTCACGCCTGCCACGGCTGACG TGAATGGGTCTCCCGCTACCATCACCATAGAGACCTGCGAGGATCCCGGTGACTGGACCACGGCCATCGGAG ATGACACCTTTTCCTTCTGGCGAGGGCTCAAGGACGCAGGTCTGCTGGATGAGGTCATACAGGAGTTCCACCAGGAGCTGATGGAGACCATGAAGGGCCTGCAGCAGCGGGTCCAGGACCCTCCCCTGCAGCTCCGAG ATGCTGTCCTCCTCAACAACATCGTGCAGAACTTCGGCATGCTGGACCTGGTTAAGAAGGTGCTGGCCAGCCACAAGTGCCAGATGGACCGCTCGCGGGAGCAGTACGCCCGAGACCTGGCAG CCCTGGAGCAGCAGTGTGATGAGCACCGCCGTCGGGCCAAGGAGCTCAAGCACAAATCTCAGCACCTCAGCAACGTGCTCATGACGCTGACGCCTGTCTCTCTGCCGCCCCCCACGAAGCGGCCCCGGCTGGCAAGGGCCACGTCTGGGCCGGCTGCCATAGCCTCTCAGGTGCTCACCCAGTCTGCCCAGATCGCCCTCAGCCCCGGCGTGCCCGTCTCCCAGCTGACTGGCGTGCCGCTCGGCAAAGTGGTGtccaccctgccctcccccgtGCTGGGCAAGGGCCCCCCCCAGGCTGCTCCTGCCAGCTCCCCTGCCTCACCACTGCTGGGGGGCTACACGGTGCTGGCCTCGTCGGGCGCCACCTTCCCTGGCACGGTGGAGATCCACCCGGACGCGTCCAGCCTCACGGTCCTGAGCACGGCCGCCATGCAGGACGGCAGCACTGTGGTCAAGGTGGTGAGTCCCCTGCAGCTGCTCACCTTGCCAGGCCTGGGCCCTACCCTACAGAACGTGGCCCAGGTGTCACCTGGTGGCAGCACCATCGTGACAGTGCCCACGGGGGCCGTCGAGAGCACCATGGCCGCCTCAGGGCCCGAGGAGCACGCAGCCACCATCGAGGTGGCCGCCATGGCGGAGGGCCATGAGCACAAGTAG
- the GMEB2 gene encoding glucocorticoid modulatory element-binding protein 2 isoform X1, with amino-acid sequence MEHEDVYLPAYSKLDAAGSRLPALDPHRELGAARPSFPLPAPPGLGSWRTDTPGSGVIFSGAMATPDVSVHMEEVVVVTTPDTAVDGSGVEEVKTVLVTTNLAPHGGELAEDSMETENAAAAAAAAFTASSQLKEAVLVKVAEEEESLEAEIVYPITCGDSRANLIWRKFVCPGINVKCVQYDEHVISPKEFVHLAGKSTLKDWKRAIRMNGIMLRKIMDSGELDFYQHDKVCSNTCRSTKIDLSGARVSLSSPTSAEYIPLTPATADVNGSPATITIETCEDPGDWTTAIGDDTFSFWRGLKDAGLLDEVIQEFHQELMETMKGLQQRVQDPPLQLRDAVLLNNIVQNFGMLDLVKKVLASHKCQMDRSREQYARDLAALEQQCDEHRRRAKELKHKSQHLSNVLMTLTPVSLPPPTKRPRLARATSGPAAIASQVLTQSAQIALSPGVPVSQLTGVPLGKVVSTLPSPVLGKGPPQAAPASSPASPLLGGYTVLASSGATFPGTVEIHPDASSLTVLSTAAMQDGSTVVKVVSPLQLLTLPGLGPTLQNVAQVSPGGSTIVTVPTGAVESTMAASGPEEHAATIEVAAMAEGHEHK; translated from the exons ATGGAGCACGAAGACGTGTACCTTCCAGCATATTCTAAGCTGGATGCTGCAGGGTCTAGGCTCCCAGCACTTGATCCACACCGCGAACTTGGTGCCGCACGACCCTCGTtcccgctccctgctcccccGG GCTTGGGATCCTGGCGGACTGACACCCCTGGTTCTGGCGTCATCTTCAGCGGAGCCATGGCAACCCCGGATGTGAGTGTCCacatggaggaggtggtggtggtcaCCACGCCAGACACCGCAGTGGACGGGAGTGGTGTGGAGGAGGTGAAGACTGTGCTGGTGACGACCAACCTGGCTCCTCACGG GGGCGAGCTGGCGGAGGACAGCATGGAGACGGAAAACGCAGCAGCAGCTGCGGCGGCTGCTTTCACAGCGTCCTCACAGCTCAAGGAGGCCGTGTTAG TGAAGGTGGCTGAAGAAGAGGAGAGCCTGGAGGCTGAAATCGTGTACCCCATCACCTGCGGAGACAGCAGAGCCAACCTGATTTGGAGGAAGTTTGTGTGCCCGGGCATCAATGTGAAGTGTGTCCAG TATGATGAGCATGTGATCAGCCCAAAGGAGTTTGTGCACCTGGCCGGCAAGTCTACCCTGAAGGACTGGAAGAGGGCCATCCGCATGAATGGCATCATGCTCAG GAAGATCATGGACTCTGGGGAGCTGGACTTTTACCAGCACGATAAGGTCTGCTCCAACACCTGCCGCAGCACCAAGATCGATCTTTCAGGCGCCCGCGTGTCCCTGAGCAGCCCCACCTCGGCCGAGTACATTCCACTCACGCCTGCCACGGCTGACG TGAATGGGTCTCCCGCTACCATCACCATAGAGACCTGCGAGGATCCCGGTGACTGGACCACGGCCATCGGAG ATGACACCTTTTCCTTCTGGCGAGGGCTCAAGGACGCAGGTCTGCTGGATGAGGTCATACAGGAGTTCCACCAGGAGCTGATGGAGACCATGAAGGGCCTGCAGCAGCGGGTCCAGGACCCTCCCCTGCAGCTCCGAG ATGCTGTCCTCCTCAACAACATCGTGCAGAACTTCGGCATGCTGGACCTGGTTAAGAAGGTGCTGGCCAGCCACAAGTGCCAGATGGACCGCTCGCGGGAGCAGTACGCCCGAGACCTGGCAG CCCTGGAGCAGCAGTGTGATGAGCACCGCCGTCGGGCCAAGGAGCTCAAGCACAAATCTCAGCACCTCAGCAACGTGCTCATGACGCTGACGCCTGTCTCTCTGCCGCCCCCCACGAAGCGGCCCCGGCTGGCAAGGGCCACGTCTGGGCCGGCTGCCATAGCCTCTCAGGTGCTCACCCAGTCTGCCCAGATCGCCCTCAGCCCCGGCGTGCCCGTCTCCCAGCTGACTGGCGTGCCGCTCGGCAAAGTGGTGtccaccctgccctcccccgtGCTGGGCAAGGGCCCCCCCCAGGCTGCTCCTGCCAGCTCCCCTGCCTCACCACTGCTGGGGGGCTACACGGTGCTGGCCTCGTCGGGCGCCACCTTCCCTGGCACGGTGGAGATCCACCCGGACGCGTCCAGCCTCACGGTCCTGAGCACGGCCGCCATGCAGGACGGCAGCACTGTGGTCAAGGTGGTGAGTCCCCTGCAGCTGCTCACCTTGCCAGGCCTGGGCCCTACCCTACAGAACGTGGCCCAGGTGTCACCTGGTGGCAGCACCATCGTGACAGTGCCCACGGGGGCCGTCGAGAGCACCATGGCCGCCTCAGGGCCCGAGGAGCACGCAGCCACCATCGAGGTGGCCGCCATGGCGGAGGGCCATGAGCACAAGTAG